The Penaeus chinensis breed Huanghai No. 1 chromosome 16, ASM1920278v2, whole genome shotgun sequence genome window below encodes:
- the LOC125033574 gene encoding cuticle protein CP575-like: MKVLLLAILGLVALAAAMPSDIIDFEEDHMEHEQEGVPGTAVEGEYSWVAPDGNEYHVKYVADRFGYRIVDDNVVPRMRSDAPEAEEDDD; the protein is encoded by the exons ATGAAGGTCCTG TTGCTCGCTATCCTGGGTCTGGTCGCCCTGGCCGCCGCCATGCCCTCCGACATCATCGACTTCGAGGAGGACCACATGGAGCACGAGCAGGAGGGCGTCCCGGGAACGGCCGTGGAGGGCGAGTACTCGTGGGTCGCGCCCGACGGCAACGAGTACCACGTCAAGTACGTCGCCGACCGCTTCGGTTACCGCATCGTCGACGACAACGTTGTGCCCAGGATGCGCAGCGACGCCCCCGAAGCCGAGGAGGACGATGACTAA